One Thermodesulfobacteriota bacterium genomic region harbors:
- a CDS encoding thermonuclease family protein codes for MKRFVLFILLFLFTSHSGFSKEYLVTKIIDGDTIQIENGVIVRYIGVDAPELRTKEGISEFYAKQAAHYNKKLVFLKKVRLEYDVEKEDSHGRTLAYVYVKNTFVNAELIRLGYARAIVKPPNVKYKDLFLSLQQKAMAEQKGLWQESKPDTETFYVGNKRSYVFHRPKCTKADKISEMNKIIFRSRFDAIRIGYSPCRQCRP; via the coding sequence TTGAAAAGGTTCGTCCTTTTTATTCTTCTTTTCCTTTTTACTTCGCATTCCGGATTCTCTAAAGAGTATCTGGTTACTAAAATTATCGACGGCGATACTATCCAAATCGAAAACGGTGTGATAGTCCGATACATAGGTGTTGATGCTCCAGAACTGAGAACAAAAGAGGGAATTAGTGAGTTTTATGCAAAACAGGCTGCCCATTACAATAAAAAGCTCGTTTTTTTAAAAAAGGTAAGACTCGAGTACGATGTTGAAAAAGAGGATTCCCATGGCAGGACTCTGGCATACGTGTATGTAAAAAACACATTTGTAAATGCGGAGCTTATAAGGCTCGGTTACGCAAGAGCAATCGTGAAGCCTCCAAATGTGAAATACAAAGACCTTTTTCTCTCCCTCCAGCAAAAGGCTATGGCGGAACAAAAAGGGCTTTGGCAGGAAAGCAAACCTGATACAGAGACCTTTTATGTGGGAAACAAAAGGTCATACGTTTTTCACAGGCCAAAATGCACAAAGGCAGATAAGATAAGCGAGATGAATAAGATTATATTTCGGAGCCGTTTTGACGCAATAAGGATAGGATACTCACCCTGCAGACAGTGCAGACCTTGA
- a CDS encoding PaaI family thioesterase, protein MLILDDYCFICGKSNPKGLKAEFKYENGHAEATITIDKEYQGYKGIVHGGIISAIIDEACAYATLSLGVKAYTARMEVRFKRPVRTGEKLLVTSYAKIVRSRLIEAQAVIRDENSNVIAEGEAKFMISDGKGT, encoded by the coding sequence ATGCTCATTTTAGATGATTACTGCTTCATATGTGGAAAGAGTAACCCAAAAGGCTTAAAAGCGGAGTTCAAATATGAAAATGGTCACGCAGAGGCTACTATCACGATCGATAAAGAATATCAGGGTTACAAGGGGATAGTGCACGGTGGAATAATCTCTGCGATAATTGACGAAGCTTGTGCTTATGCCACTTTGTCCTTAGGTGTCAAAGCTTACACGGCGCGAATGGAGGTCAGATTTAAAAGACCTGTCCGCACTGGTGAAAAGCTTCTCGTCACTTCTTATGCGAAGATCGTGAGATCAAGGCTCATCGAGGCACAGGCTGTTATTCGAGATGAAAACTCGAATGTAATTGCTGAAGGGGAAGCTAAATTTATGATCTCCGATGGGAAAGGAACTTAA